In Archocentrus centrarchus isolate MPI-CPG fArcCen1 chromosome 22, fArcCen1, whole genome shotgun sequence, one DNA window encodes the following:
- the unc79 gene encoding protein unc-79 homolog, with product MSTKAEQFASKIRYLQEYHNRVQHNIYPVPSGTDIANTLKYFSQTLLSILSRTGRKENQEASNLAVPMTMCLFPVPFPLTPSLRPQVSSINPTVTRSLLYSVLRDAPSDRGGQGQQSRDAQLSEYPSLDYQGLYVTLVTLLDLVPLLQHGQHDLGQSIFYTTTCLLPFLSDDILSTLPYTMISTLATFPPFLHKDIIEYLSTSFLPMAILGSSRKEGGVPAYVNLSASSMLMIAMQYTSNPVYHCQLLECLMKYKQEVWKDLLYVISYGPSQVKPPAVQMLFHYWPNLKPPGAISEYRGLQYTAWNPIHCQHIECHNAINKPAVKMCIDPTLSVALGDKPPPLYICEECSQRIAGDHAEWLVDVLLPQAEISAICQKKNCSSHVRRAVVTCFSAGCCGRHGNRPVRYCKRCHVNHHSSEVGAAAETHLYQTSPPPINTRECGAEELVCTVEAVISLLKEAEIHAEQREFELNRRRQMGLSASHHSLDNIEFDNKEDDQHDQRLLSQFGIWFLVSLCTPNENTPTESLARLVSMVFQWFHSTAYMMDDEVGSLVEKLKPQFVTKWLKTVCEVRFDVMVMCLLPKPVEFARVGGYWDKSCSTVTQLKEGLNRILCLIPYNVISQPLWECFMPEWLEAIRTEVPDNQLKEFREVLSKMFDIELCPLPFSMEEMFGFISCRFSGYPASVQEQALLWLHVLSELDIVVPLQLLIGMFSDGVNSLKELANQRKARASDLTGNTGARRVSVVSDPGRRGQHNTLSPFPSPFRSPFRSPLRCSPFKNLGHATGHCALDLDCDDDDMNLGCFILMFDLILKQMELQDDGVMLGLDSSLGKDIVGIINNVFQAPWGGSHTCQKDEKALECSLCQSSILCYQLGCELLERLTPREEIRLVEPTDSLEETLLMPPPDFSIGVENESEEGDNPCGTHTDNPSSQSPDHASMKTNSDKKFSYQQLPVSLKLIYTILQEMSKFEEPDILFNMLNCLKILCLHGECLYLARKDHPQFLAYIQEKMLIPCLWSMLKSEFCQLASLAVPQLLHALSLSHGADIFWNLINTNFNSKDWKIRFEAVEKVAVLCRFLDIGAVTKNHLLKYALAHAFCCFLASVEDVNPAVATRARLLLDTIKRPSLQGLCLCLDFQFDTVVRDRPIILSKLLLLHFLKKDIPALSWEFFVNRFETLSLEAQLHLDCNKEFPFPTTITAVRTNVANLSDAAMWKIRRARFARNRQKSVRSLRDSVKGGTEAQSKRAFSLPESLSNRLPLRLTRQEFSAPTLGDMIEKVLPARFLPHFNPDASAPLAGQTPSPEDDTIIRDLLPENAGVDHQTVHQLIMVLMKFMAKDQSSAEADIGSAKAFNTVKRHLYVLLGYDQQEGCFMIAPQKMRTSTCFNAFIAGIAQVLDYNISLGKQLLPLVVQVLKYCTCPQLRHYFQQPPRCSLWALKPHIRQMWLKALLVILYKYPYRDMDGSKVVLHLIHITINTLNAQYHSCRPHATAGPLYSDNSNISRYSEKEKEEDSVFDESDVHDTPTGAANKESQTFFARLKRIGGSKSVKYQPVELNAKRSEIELSEYREASALQDSILHCVREESTRKKRLQAIHKQKSLDISNTDSILFSLDEHRRKSCIDRCDLQAPPVVLPPSSTTPHNRHHGKGSFNGSSVRVDPVDRRGSRGGQSDISKPVIPEVRLSCMETFEDKADQGSLEGSAQGKEDQDLIDLSSDCTSIPEKHSLLSMSDSDSLVFEPLPPLRIVESDEEFDLNTIIGSKFSGSPKVSASPASSNTLRLSPVVQVSVEDCSTDKKTWDLVVGEGCSQQTFEEKKPNRVPYSTSLDLPDRSENVSHESPMTLKQKRDLLRKSPHVPVTSLDDMSVTPEEMRTLLGPSTSPSGRTIFLDIPEDKAEPLSSPEKSKSNSNDEEGDGDDEEEDDMGDEVDSDPKPDNADENDEAEFKIQIVPRQRKQRKIAVSAIQREYLDISFNTFDKLGGEQTTETDHKVMSTLEKPRESASAPTLEAAIPETSHRSSVSTQYRQVKRGSLGALTMSQLMKRQLEHQSSAPHNICTWETGPTKTSLLSAPSTVSMFVPAPEEFIDEQPTTMSDRCRDCAAVLEEYDEETLSLAVVVLSMFIHLSPDLAAPMLLDIMQSVGRLASSGNFSGQAESMLIPGNVAGVAKQFLRCMFHQLAPNGILPQLFQSNIKDGSFLRTLASSLIDFNELSSVAALNMLLEGLNNKKSLPAGGTMLHCLDNIATFMEALPMDSPSNLWTTICNQFQTFLTKLPSVLPLKCPMDSSLRIIICLLKIPTINATRSLLEPFSKLLSFVIQYGTFSLSYLVELCGLCYKAFNKERDKFYMSRIVVLELLQALKFKSPLPDTNLLLLVQFVCADIGTRLAESTIIQKHMISTLPGCTTAAMECMRQYISELLDFIADMHTLTKLKSHMKACCQPLHEDTFGGNLKVGLAQVAAMEISKGNHRDNKAVVRYLPWLYHPPSTMQQGPKEFIECVSHIRQLSWLLLGSLTHCALHQGSTSCMPIPLDAGSHIADHLIVILIGFPEQSKTSVLHMCSLFHAFMFAQLWTIYCEQAAAAPSLQNQNQTEFSSSAILTGLEFWSRVTPSILQLMAHNKVMVEMVCLHVISLMEALQECNSTIFVKLIPMWLPMIQSNLKHLSAGLQLRLQAIQNRVNHQCLQGQTSGAPPFALRKWLQCTQFKMAQVEIQSSEAASQFYPM from the exons ATGTCTACGAAGGCAGAGCAGT TTGCCTCTAAGATACGATACTTGCAAGAGTATCACAACCGTGTGCAACACAATATTTACCCTGTGCCCTCCGGAACAGACAttgcaaacacactgaaatacTTTTCCCAAACCCTGCTCAG CATTCTGTCCCGcacaggcaggaaggagaacCAGGAAGCTTCCAATTTGGCCGTGCCCATGACCATGTGTCTTTTTCCTGTGCCATTCCCACTCACCCCATCTCTAAGACCACAAGTCAGTTCCATCAACCCTACAGTTACTCGCTCCCTCCTTTACAGCGTTCTGCGCGATGCCCCGTCAGACCGCGGGGGGCAGGGGCAGCAGAGTCGGGACGCTCAGCTCTCAGAGTACCCCTCTCTGGACTATCAGGGCCTCTATGTGACCCTCGTGACCCTGCTTGACCTGGTGCCCCTGCTGCAGCACGGTCAGCATG ATCTGGGACAGTCCATTTTTTACACAACAACTTGCCTCCTGCCTTTTCTGAGTGATGATATTCTCAGCACTCTACCCTATACTATGATCTCCACTTTAGCCACATTTCCCCCTTTCCTCCACAAAGACATCATTGAGTACCTGAGCACCTCTTTCCTTCCTATGGCTATAT TGGGCTCCAGTAGGAAGGAAGGGGGAGTGCCAGCCTATGTCAATTTGTCCGCCTCATCCATGCTCATGATAGCAATGCAGTACACATCAAATCCAG TTTATCACTGTCAGCTGCTGGAGTGTCTAATGAAgtacaaacaggaagtgtggaAG GACCTGCTTTATGTCATATCCTATGGCCCATCCCAAGTAAAACCTCCAGCTGTGCAGATGCTGTTTCATTACTGGCCAAACCTGAAGCCCCCAGGGGCCATCAGTGAATACAGAGGCCTGCAGTACACAG CTTGGAATCCTATCCACTGTCAGCATATTGAGTGCCATAATGCCATCAATAAACCTGCTGTCAAG ATGTGTATAGATCCTACTCTTTCTGTGGCCCTGGGAGACAAGCCCCCTCCTCTTTACATATGTGAAGAGTGCAGCCAGAGAATAGCAGG AGATCACGCTGAATGGCTTGTTGATGTACTCCTGCCCCAAG CAGAGATATCTGCCATTTGTCAAAAGAAG AACTGTAGCTCTCATGTTAGGAGGGCCGTGGTCACCTGCTTTTCAGCTGGCTGCTGCGGGCGTCATGGCAACCGGCCTGTCCGCTACTGCAAGCGTTGCCATGTCAACCACCACAGCAGCGAGGTGGGGGCTGCGGCGGAGACCCATCTGTACCAGACCTCGCCCCCTCCTATCAACACCCGCGAGTGCGGCGCGGAGGAGCTAGTGTGCACTGTGGAAGCTGTTATCAG CCTTCTGAAAGAGGCAGAAATTCATGCAGAGCAGCGTGAGTTTGAGCTGAATCGGCGTCGTCAGATGGGCCTGTCTGCCTCCCACCACTCTCTGGACAACATCGAGTTTGATAACAAGGAGGACGACCAGCACGACCAGCGCCTTCTCAGTCAGTTTGGCATCTGGTTCCTG GTAAGTCTGTGCACACCCAATGAAAACACGCCCACAGAGAGTCTGGCTCGGCTGGTCAGCATGGTCTTCCAGTGGTTTCACTCCACCGCCTACATGATGGATGACGAAGTTGGAAGCCTGGTGGAGAAGTTGAAGCCCCAGTTTGTCACAAAGTGGCTAAAGACAGTGTGTGAAGTACGCTTTGATGTCATGGTCATGTGCCTCCTGCCCAAACCTGTAGAATTTGCAAGG GTGGGTGGTTACTGGGACAAGTCATGTAGCACAGTGACACAGCTGAAAGAGGGTCTGAACCGCATCCTGTGTCTAATACCTTACAACGTCATCAGTCAACCACTGTGGGAGTGCTTTATGCCTGAGTGGCTGGAGGCGATCCGCACCGAGGTGCCCGACAACCAGCTCAAAGAGTTCAGGGAAGTGCTCAG CAAGATGTTTGATATTGAGCTGTGCCCACTTCCCTTCTCGATGGAGGAGATGTTTGGCTTCATCAGCTGCAGATTCTCCGGCTACCCCGCGTCTGTGCAAGAGCAGgctctgctgtggcttcat GTGCTGTCAGAGCTGGACATCGTGGTGCCTCTTCAGCTGCTGATTGGGATGTTCTCCGATGGagtgaactctttgaaggaactGGCCAATCAGAGAAAGGCTCGGGCTTCAGATTTGACTGGCAACACTGGAGCTCGCAGG GTGAGTGTGGTGTCAGATCCAGGACGTCGTGGGCAGCACAACACCCTCAGCCCATTTCCCAGCCCCTTCAGGAGCCCGTTCCGCAGCCCTCTTCGTTGCAGCCCTTTTAAAAATCTGGGTCATGCCACTGGCCACTGTGCCCTGGACCTGGACTGTGACGATGATGACATGAACCTTGGCTGTTTCATTCTGATGTTTGACCTCATCTTAAAACAG ATGGAGCTCCAGGATGACGGTGTGATGCTGGGTCTAGACAGCAGCCTGGGGAAGGATATCGTGGGCATCATCAACAATGTCTTCCAGGCCCCGTGGGGGGGCTCACACACCTGCCAGAAGGATGAGAAGGCCCTAGAGTGCAGCCTGTGCCAATCCAGCATCCTGTGCTACCAGCTGGGCTGTGAGCTCCTGGAGAGGCTGACCCCCCGGGAAGAGATACGCCTGGTG GAGCCCACAGATAGTTTGGAGGAAACGCTGCTCATGCCTCCACCTGATTTTTCCATCGGGGTGGAGAATGAAAGCGAGGAAGGAGACAATCCATGTGGCACCCACACTGACAACCCCAGCAGCCAGTCTCCTGATCATGCAT CAATGAAGACCAACTCTGATAAGAAATTCTCCTACCAGCAGCTCCCTGTGTCTTTGAAGCTTATATACACCATTCTGCAG GAAATGTCCAAGTTTGAGGAGCCTGATATTTTGTTCAACATGCTGAACTGCCTTAAGATCCTGTGTCTCCATGGAGAGTGTTTATACCTCGCCCGTAAGGATCACCCACAGTTTCTGGCCTACATCCAGGAGAAGATGCTCATCCCTTG CCTGTGGTCGATGCTGAAATCAGAGTTTTGCCAGCTGGCTTCGTTGGCTGTGCCCCAGCTTCTCCATGCCCTCTCTTTGTCACACGGGGCAGACATCTTTTGGAACCTCATCAACACAAACTTCAACAGCAAAGACTGGAAAATACGATTTGAAGCTG TCGAGAAGGTGGCAGTGCTGTGTCGTTTCCTGGACATTGGTGCAGTGACCAAAAACCACTTGCTGAAGTATGCTTTGGCTCACgctttctgctgcttcctggCCTCTGTGGAGGACGTCAACCCAGCTGTGGCCACCAGAGCCAGACTGCTACTGGACACAATCAAGAGGCCATCCCTGCAG GGCTTATGTCTGTGCCTGGATTTCCAATTTGACACTGTGGTGCGAGATCGCCCCATTATTCTCAGTAAACTCCTACTACTGCACTTTCTGAAGAAAGATATTCCCGCCCTTAGCTGGGAGTTTTTTGTCAATCGTTTTGAAACATTATCTCTGGAGGCTCAGCTACACCTGGACTGCAATAAAGAGTTTCCCTTCCCTACTA CCATTACAGCTGTACGCACCAATGTAGCTAACCTTAGTGATGCAGCAATGTGGAAGATACGACGGGCCCGTTTCGCCAGGAATCGCCAAAAGAGTGTGCGTTCCCTCCGTGACAGTGTGAAAGGAGGCACAGAGGCCCAGTCTAAAAGAGCATTTTCACTCCCGGAGTCACTGAGCAACCGACTAC CTCTAAGGCTTACGAGGCAAGAGTTCTCTGCCCCGACACTGGGAGATATGATAGAGAAAGTCCTGCCAG CACGTTTTCTCCCGCACTTTAACCCTGACGCTTCAGCCCCTCTTGCAGGCCAGACCCCTTCTCCCGAGGACGACACCATCATCAGAGACCTGCTCCCTGAGAACGCTGGCGTCGATCACCAGACGGTTCACCAGCTGATCATGGTCCTCATGAAATTCATGGCCAAAGACCAAAGCAGTGCTGAGGCAGATATTGGCAGTGCCAAGGCTTTCAACACAGTGAAGCGTCATCTGTATGTGCTGCTGGGCTATGATCAACAGGAAGGCTGTTTCATGATCGCACCTCAGAAGATGCGCACCTCTACctgcttcaatgccttcattgCTGGCATTGCACAA GTACTGGACTACAACATTAGTTTGGGAAAGCAGCTGCTCCCCCTTGTGGTCCAGGTGTTGAAGTACTGCACATGTCCCCAGCTGAGGCACTATTTTCAGCAGCCTCCTCGTTGCTCCCTGTGGGCCCTGAAACCACACATTCGGCAGATGTGGCTCAAAGCACTGCTAGTTATCCTTTACAAG TACCCTTACAGAGATATGGATGGCAGTAAAGTGGTCCTCCATTTGATCCACATCACCATCAACACACTGAATGCACAGTATCACAGCTGTCGCCCCCATGCTACAGCAGGACCACTCTACAGTGACAACTCCAACATAAGCCGCTatagtgagaaagaaaaag AAGAGGACAGTGTATTTGATGAGTCAGATGTCCATGACACGCCGACTGGTGCTGCTAACAAGGAGTCACAGACCTTCTTTGCTCGCCTGAAGAGGATTGGTGGCAGCAAGTCTGTGAAATACCAGCCGGTAGAGCTGAATGCCAAGCGAA GTGAAATTGAGCTGTCAGAGTATCGTGAAGCTAGTGCCCTTCAGGACAGCATCCTGCACTGTGTGAGGGAGGAGAGCACCAGGAAGAAGAGGCTACAGGCCATCCACAAGCAGAAGTCTTTGGATATTTCCAACACGGACTCCATTCTCTTTAGTCTGGATGAACATCGGCGTAAGTCCTGCATTGATCGTTGTGACCTGCAGGCACCACCTGTGGTTCTGCCCCCATCCTCCACTACGCCTCACAACAGGCATCATGGGAAAGGATCCTTTAATGGCTCTTCAGTTCGAGTTGATCCTGTGGACCGACGGGGGTCTCGAGGCGGCCAGTCTGACATCTCTAAGCCTGTCATACCAGAGGTCCGCCTCAGCTGCATGGAGACCTTTGAGGACAAAGCAGATCAGGGCTCTTTGGAGGGATCAGCTCAGGGGAAGGAGGATCAAGACCTGATTGACCTCTCCTCTGACTGCACCTCAATTCCAGAAAAACACTCACTGCTCTCCATGTCTGACAGTGACTCCTTGGTCTTTGAACCGCTACCACCTCTGAGGATTGTGGAGAGTGATGAGGAGTTTGATCTTAACACCATCATAGGCTCCAAGTTTAGTGGGAGTCCAAAAGTCTCAGCTTCTCCTGCAAGCAGCAACACTTTGCGACTGTCCCCTGTTGTTCAGGTGAGTGTGGAGGACTGctccactgacaaaaagacCTGGGACCTTGTGGTGGGAGAGGGTTGCTCGCAGCAAACATTTGAAGAAAAGAAGCCTAACCGTGTGCCCTACAGCACCTCTCTGGATCTCCCTGACCGATCAGAGAATGTCTCCCACGAAAGCCCCATGACCCTAAAGCAGAAGAGAGACCTGCTAAGAAAGTCCCCACATGTCCCAGTCACCTCGCTCGATGACATGTCTGTGACCCCTGAAGAAATGAGGACACTTTTGGGACCCAGCACAAGTCCATCTGGGAGGACTATCTTCCTTGACATCCCCGAAGACAAAGCAGAGCCGCTTTCCTCACCAGAGAAAAGCAAGAGTAACAGCAACGATGAAGAAGGAGATGgagatgatgaagaagaggatgacATGGGTGACGAAGTAGACAGTGACCCCAAACCTGACAACGCCGATGAGAATGACGAAGCTGAGTTTAAAATCCAGATTGTTCCCCGGCAACGTAAGCAGAGGAAGATAGCCGTGAGCGCCATCCAGAGGGAGTACCTGGACATCTCGTTCAACACATTCGACAAGCTGGGTGGTGAGCAGACCACAGAAACAG ATCACAAAGTTATGTCTACTTTGGAAAAGCCGCGAGAATCTGCCTCAGCACCAACTCTCGAAGCTGCTATACCTGAAACAAGTCATCGCTCTTCAGTATCAA CTCAGTACCGGCAGGTGAAACGAGGCTCTCTGGGAGCTTTAACCATGAGCCAGCTTATGAAGAGACAGCTGGAGCATCAGTCCAGTGCACCACACAACATCTGCACCTGGGAGACGG GTCCTACAAAGACCAGCCTCCTCTCAGCGCCAAGCACAGTCAGCATGTTTGTCCCTGCACCCGAGGAGTTCATTGATGAGCAGCCTACCACCATGTCTGACCG GTGTCGGGATTGTGCGGCTGTTCTGGAAGAATATGACGAGGAGACCCTCAGCCTTGCTGTGGTAGTTCTCTCCATGTTCATTCACCTCAGCCCAGATTTGGCTGCTCCTATGCTTCTCGACATCATGCAGTCTGTGGGCAG GTTGGCATCTAGTGGCAATTTTTCTGGACAAGCTGAGAG TATGTTGATTCCCGGGAATGTAGCAGGTGTAGCCAAGCAGTTCCTGCGCTGCATGTTTCACCAGCTGGCCCCTAACGGCATCTTACCTCAGCTCTTCCAGAGTAACATAAAAG atgGAAGTTTTCTGAGAACACTTGCATCCTCGCTGATAGATTTTAATGAGCTGAGCTCTGTTGCTGCTCTCAACATGCTCCTCGAG GGCTTGAACAACAAAAAGAGTCTTCCAGCAGGGGGCACAATGCTGCACTGCTTGGACAACATTGCCACCTTCATGGAGGCTCTCCCCATGGACTCTCCTAGCAACCTGTGGACAACCATCTGCAACCAGTTCCAGACCTTCCTCACAAAACTACCTTCTGTGCTTCCTCTGAAG TGTCCCATGGATTCCAGTTTAAGGATTATCATTTGCCTGCTGAAAATCCCAACAATAAATGCAACTCGG AGTCTCCTGGAGCCCTTTTCCAAGCTGCTGAGCTTTGTCATCCAGTATGGCACATTCAGCCTCTCCTACCTTGTAGAGCTATGCGGACTTTGTTATAAAGCCTTCAATAAG GAGAGAGATAAGTTCTACATGTCCCGCATTGTGGTGTTAGAGCTCCTGCAGGCTCTCAAGTTCAAGTCTCCACTGCCTGATACAAACTTGTTACTCCTggttcag TTTGTTTGTGCAGATATCGGCACACGGCTAGCGGAATCCACCATCATCCAAAAGCACATGATCTCAACGCTGCCGGGG TGCACGACGGCAGCAATGGAATGCATGCGACAATATATAAGTGAGCTCTTGGACTTCATTGCAGATATGCACACACTAACCAAACTTAAA AGCCATATGAAGGCTTGTTGTCAGCCACTGCATGAGGACACTTTTGGGGGCAACCTGAAAGTGGGCTTGGCACAAGTCGCAGCCATGGAGATCAGCAAAGGCAATCACCGCGATAACAAAGCTGTGGTGCGTTATCTTCCCTGGCTTTATCATCCGCCATCCACCATGCAACAAGG gCCAAAAGAATTCATTGAATGCGTGTCTCATATTCGTCAGCTGTCCTGGCTTCTTTTGGGCTCCCTGACACACTGTGCCCTGCACCAGGGCTCCACCTCCTGCATGCCCATCCCTCTCGACGCTGGCTCCCACATTGCAGATCATCTTATCGTCATACTGATTGGCTTCCCAGAACAGTCGAAG ACGTCGGTGCTGCACATGTGCTCCCTGTTCCACGCCTTCATGTTCGCCCAGTTGTGGACCATCTACTGTGAGCAGGCAGCCGCTGCTCCGTCCCTGCAGAACCAGAACCAGACAGAGTTTTCCTCCAGCGCCATCCTCACCGGTCTCGAGTTCTGGAGTCGAGTTACACCCAGCATCCTGCAGCTTATGGCCCACAATAAAGTC ATGGTAGAGATGGTGTGTCTTCACGTCATTAGTTTGATGGAAGCCCTGCAGGAATGCAACTCAACCATCTTTGTCAAG ttaatTCCTATGTGGTTACCCATGATTCAGTCAAATCTTAAG CATCTGTCTGCAGGGCTGCAGTTGCGTCTTCAGGCCATCCAGAACAGGGTGAACCACCAGTGTCTGCAGGGCCAGACGTCTGGAGCCCCTCCATTCGCCCTgcgcaaatggctgcaatgcaCCCAATTTAAGATGGCTCAGGTGGAGATCCAGTCATCTGAGGCTGCCTCACAGTTTTACCCTATGTGA